The Ostrinia nubilalis chromosome 19, ilOstNubi1.1, whole genome shotgun sequence DNA window GTAGCTTTCGCGAATAACACTTTTTTCAAGACATTAGCCAATCGGTTGTAGGCAGTTTTTCAGTTCACGTTAGACTCTTCGATACGCTCACGAATCTTACTAACTTGAGGGATAGGTCGACGACGGGTCGCGTCGCAGCGTTGAGTAGGGTATATTCTGTTCAGAGTTAGAGGCGCGATATTGAGTGAGGTATTTTGGATACACTCGAATGACTAACAGGTGATGCCGCCaagtatgtattttatattacaCTTTAATTCAGCCGTGTTTTTCTTGTAGTTGAGTTGTCGGTCACCTTTTTCAGTGGGCAACGGATCAAGATATAGCTAACGCCGTCGCTGATATCGGCGTGACGGATTTTCAAGACGTGAAGTTCTTCGAGAATAGGGCCAATGGACAGTCCAAAGGGTTCTGCGTCATATCCCTGGGCTCTGAGCCCTCCATCCGGATGGTCATAGACCGTCTGCCGAAGAAAGAAATCCACGGACAACACCCCGTTGTCACTTTGCCAACTAAACAGGTAATTTTCCTACCCTTGATAATCCTAAGTTAGGTTCAGTAGTTAGTACCTACAACTACATTATAGTTTTCTAACTTTTAGGACACATTCATGAACGCAATATTGGTTGATACAGTATTATTACAAGAGCTCTCAGAACATGCTACCGAGTTAAAACTAGGTTTTAGGTTTTGAATcgaatgaaaacaaaatatcgaaataattcACTGAGATTTTCTCACCCTATAATATGCCTACTCCGTTGAAATCATTACACGGGTTTTACTAGGTAAACTTAGATTTTTAATCGCAAATAAGGGTCAGATAGATTCTAATGAACATTAACAAAAGTACTGAATTAGTACtgatattttttagaatagAGCTTGAATAACTCGTGATTGGTAAACATAATACGTTTATGGATATTATCCAGTAGCTTATTTATGAGAATATCACCACAATTTCCTGAGTAAAACCAGTTAGGTGGTCACCGCTATAAGATTTCACAGTTTACTAATTAGCactaattgttatttattagtGATGACGCTAATCAGTAATGCAATGTTATTAGACGCTGTTGCTGTTCAATAATTTACTAAAAACGTCATTCTTAAGcataaaagaaattaattacctaatttAGGGAAAAGCATTTTTGTCGAAATCGGCATGTTCAGTGTTTGTATATTTACTTGAGGCAAGAAATGAGAGGATTTTTTTCCCAGGACCTAACTTCTGAGAGCTTGTGACATGGTCCATATTGTCCTAGAGTACACTGGAATAGGTAAAACACCGGGAATCTTGCATTTTCGTAAAACACACGGGGTTATGGCCCTCGTGGCCTCACCCCCTTCTAACCGTGCCTGTATCTAACGGAGCAAGAGTAGGTAACTATGAACGTTATTCAACGCCTTTTAAAGAGACGTATATTTAGACAGATTCGAAAGCTGTAAAGATATGTAGGCACAGAAATCCGTAGTAACGACTAATCATTTCATATCGTAGAGACAACTGGAAATAATACACGCATTAAAGTTACACCCCTTATACATAAACACTCAAAGAAATCAATATTTTGACGTGACTCCGGAAATTGAATACGTCTAATGTTTCACAGGCACTCAACCAATTTGAGAGTCAGTCGAAGACTCGCTCTACCCCGCCGGGGCCCAACAACCCGGGCATGAGGGGGCCCCACCCCGGGGGGCCACCCGGACCGCACCCTGGAGGTAAATATAcctacaaattaatttaaatcaatTTGAGAGACAGTCGAAGACTCGTTCCACCCCACCAGGGCTGCAGGGGCCCAACAACCCGGGCATGAGGGGGCCCCACCCCGGAGGGCCACCCGGACCGCACCCTGGAGGTAAATATATCGTCTACGATGGCATTACGATTTGGACGTCTATTTGAACTCATGACCCTGTTTCCATGTAGTAATTCTTATACCAAAAATATTAGTCTATCatggccttattacaaaaaagacaTTTCCATATTAGATGCAATTGAAACTAGAGTTCAACtacagtttaactttttgtaataagggggccAGCGTCTGACATCATAGTTTCAAGACTAAATGTATACAAGTGGAgcagacatatttttttttatccgcaACGCGGAAGCTCTTGAATATCTctgctaataataataaagaaccGCGTTAACCGAGGTCTTTTGCGATATCAGTTAATTTTGATATACATTATGAGCATTAAAATAATTCTAGAAAATATACACGTTAGTCGTCACATAACCTTTCTTGTCGTCTAGACTTCTTCGGAGGCGGCCCCAACGGTCCCGGGCCTAACGGGCCCCGCATGATGATGCCAGGGCCGGGCCCGCACCACCAGCTGCGCGGGCCGCCGCCGGGGCCCCCGCACGGGCCGCCGCACCACATGCAGCAGCACCAGGGGCCCCCGCCGCATCATATGCAGCACCAGGGCCCGCCCCCGCACCAGGGCCCGCCGCCTCACAGGCCCCCTATGCAGGTGggtgtaaaaaaaacaaatccgtCGTTTAACTCGTTAAAAATACTCggcacgtatttttcactttttcaaaggcgtcaaggcgtgcttaaatgtgtagcactttgtgacatcacccggaacttcaacgcatcataacttcgtaattacttgtttgattgacaactaaaagaagaacggtcatctgtgacccaggcccgacagaaacgagacatacctcagtttttttgtcatgtcttaattagttaaattatatgttttttatattcgaaatctacatatgtttaacaccaaaatattaccctttgtttttgttcaggcgttatacaaaaactaatacaaaatgcctatttttcaccaaaattggtaaatgtatgtacctaaatgtctattacagctgctatggaatgtatctaggtgacctggagatacagccggattatacagggtggaaacgataagtgatctcactcgattatttctaaactatacaaaatatcaaaaaactagttaatgATCCTGGAAGTgcttcgaatataaaaaaaatataatttaactaattaagacatgacaaaaaaactgacgtatgtctcgtttctgtcgggtctggggtttttttttgtatggggcgtgaccttTCTTTATATTTATGTGTCCAATATTGTCATGTCCCAACAGTCGCCGCACGGGCCGCACCATATGCAGCCGCACCAGGGGCCCCCGCCGTACCACATGCGCCACCAGAGCCCCCCGCCGCACCAGGGGCCCCCGCCGCACAGGCCACCGATGCAGGTGGGTCTCTCAGGCCACAGCTCTGCTGTTTTTAGCACTTGAATAATTTTGTACAGGTTAAAGTATGAGAGTGCTCGGGCATTGAAATAGTGGTTGAGCCTCTGATAGATTACTATTCAATTTTTTCGCATTTTATGTTCGGAGTTGATATATCAAGTCGCTGATTTATTAGTGATACCATTTTTTTGGAACGGCTTTAAATTGATAAGATCTAAAGACCAATCTAAATGACTTCTTTTGTCATAAAATTGCAGTAAAGTacctaaatgttttttttttaaattatgattaatgatacaatataataaatatttgtggACACCGGGGATTTTTCTCTGCCGTGGCACTTACTTGGTTTTGCTTGGTATATTCgcagaataataattttgaattgaTATAAAGAAACACAGTGTCCACATCCTGTGTTTCCACCAAAGATTTGTTATGTAGCGTAAGAAtagataaacaaaaaaaaaacagactaCAGGCAGACCTAATACAGCACAGTTTTGGAAGaaaaacagtttatttatattcattttaaactaaaaaaattctTAGCACATGTCTTTAAATTGTAACCCCAATTTGTCCCACAGTTCCAAGGCCCGCCGCAGATGCAGCGGCCGCCGGGCCCGCGGCCGGGCCCGGAGTGGGGCCCGCGGGGCCCGCCGCACCATATGCAGCAGGGCGCGCCGCAGTACGGCCCGCCGCAACACCAGCTGCCGCCGCACCAGCTGCCGCCGGCACACGCAGTCAGTGTAAAGGCACCTTTATGTCACAGTTGTGATGTCTTGTgtgtttttttgttgtttattttatttttattttgggcTGATCTGTGAGCATGGTTTCctttaaatgttttttctatttttattttgtgtctCCGCAAAGTCTCCAACCCATCTGGCCTACGCGTGGGGAGGTTTTATGCCAAATCCTTTATTTGCCGCTCTAAATTAGCGGAGTTGTCGTCCGctaatagacagtttgacaccaaaccccaataattcgaaaccacaactgttttaaaaagacccttcattctggtcttaaaaacttaatttattttaaattaactgtaaattacgatttttggtcgcattgtaattgaaaaaagtagtttgagttgacaaaatagcgacgtcacttgcttgtagtgccatacaaaatctatgggagagtttcgttttgacagttttaaaaagtacgtcaattgactgtggtgtcaacatgtctatttaAAGCACCCGTtttaggcccggttttcaccaaggcggagcacagcagagaagtgttttgaataaccaatcagatttcatcgCCGCGCCGCTGcagctgtcaaattctatagaaaaaatcGTCCGCCCGACACTAATCCGCTCCACTCCGGCTTGGTGGAATCGAGCCTTAGGCTAATGAACTGATAATGATAttgtaaataaacaacttgaaaaaatcgaactgcctaaggcggaaatcgaacccacgatTATTGTtgaagttgtttatttatagcGTTAAGAGcgttttttagcgttaagagtcgcatctcaaactaatttgaaatttttgaaaattataaataacttaaaaaaatcgaactgtccTAAAGCGACAATGAATTTTAATCCAAAATCCAATCCAAatccaaaattatttatttgcataaaacatggtaCATTTCAGTTATTATCTTATTACGAGAACAACATGTTTCATCGACATAGCGATATGCAAACATTTAGTCGTCATgcagtattattattaaattattaatagtcattattaatattacatgaTCTACCTCCAATAGAatttaaatgtcaaaaatatttattacaatgcaattacaatatcaattaaaacaattaggtaATTCAGGTAAGGATAAAAATTTAGGATGtcacataaattataataaactagctgacccggcgaactttgttccgccttaatggcaataaataagcagactttttttatttcgaacgggataaaaagtatcctatgtccttctcctggctctaaactacctccctgacaattttcagctaaatcggttcagccgttcttgagttataagtggagtaactaacacgactttcttttatatatatagattaaacaatttttaggtaggtatacacaacattgatgaaacaatgctggccgtaacagcgtattacacttgaaaatttcgacgggttcatccagtgtataagtagctcagttggaagagcagtcacccggcaagcggaaggtcgtggtttcaattcccgccttaggcagttcgattttttcaagttatttataattttcaaagcgACTAATCGCTAAGAAAATTGATATGGTATGTTTGGTAGAACCAACACTGATGCACCTTAAATCAAGTGATTAAAGTCCATTTTCCCACAGCCGCCGGGGCAGGGCATGCCGCCGCCGCACCACCAGCTGCCGCCTCACCAGCAGGGCCCGCCGCGCGGCCCCGCGCCGTTGCCGCAGCACCCAGGTAACATCTTGCAATAATAGTCTTTATtagcacatagctcgaagagctgatggccgctggggcaggaaagttcttgagtggcgaccacgagctggaagacgtagcgtgggcaggccttccactaggtggacctacgatctggtgaaggtcgcgggaggtacctggatgcaagcggcgcaggaccggtctttgtggaaatccttgggggaggcctttgtccagcagtggacgtctttcggctgaaacgaacgaacgaacgatagggatgttattgttattttcgtGAAATTAAGGGCTATAtgtcaccgggacaccatgtgcggcgcaaccagtcgccgctaccaacaaaatgtatagagctttgcgcaaccaaacggacaccagatgagtaactctctatagagctgtatacattttgttggtagccggcgactggttgcgccgccatggtgtcccggtgaaatatagccctaaagaTGCAATTGGGGGTCAGATACTATTCACAGATGTATCTTGCAATATAACCTTTATTAACACATGCTATAGggatgttattgttattttcgtGAAATTAAAGATGCAATTGGGGGTCGGATACTTATTCACTATATTCACAGATGTATCTTGCAATATAACCTTTATTAACACATGCTATAGGGatgttatttattgttatttttcgtgAAATTAAAGATGCAATTGGGGGTCGGACTCCACTACAACAAATAATTCCttgaactttattttaaattctagatcattttcaataatttgtaTTAATTCTTCGATAATAAGACAATAGTTTTAATACGGTCAGTTGACTTTGAAAGACAGAAACTACTAGAGACCGTCAAACATAAGTTTTGACAGCTCTAAAAATTATCTCTATTGACACATCTATTGTCACAACCTTTAGGAGCTGGGggaaattaaagtaacaaataattttacttcTCAATTAATACTCTATCTTACCTGTAAAATTAGTCTACGGAAATATAGTTGCTTTTGAACCTTATTACATTCTCAATTGCCCGTCATAAGATGCCCGTACCGTCAACGTACTTATTTTGTTCTTGTAGAATTAGATAATCGCGCACGAATTGAATGTAGACTTCGAAACACGCCAGGCGTTGGATTGCGAAACGACTATACATTTCTTTTGCCGTCTTTTGTAGTGTAGTACTCGTAATTTTTGCGCGCGAGTTGAAGCCAGACTAGAACATTTTGTTTGTGTCGTTCTGCCTTGAACTCGCGCGCGTACCGTAGTGTAGCAGTAGCTAGTGTTGTGACCTGTAATGTAACACGTCAGGCGTAGGTCCGGGCGCGCCGGCTCCGCACGTGAACCCGGCGTTCTTCAGCCAGCAGCCGCCGGTGCAGCCCGCGCCGggcgcgcagccgccgccgccggggCCGCCGGGTGAGTGTTGACAACACTAAAACATTATTTCTTTAACCTAGCAtttaactcaatcagtgcttgaggtataggagcggcacgggaaggtgtttttgagacgtcgaGACTTCAGATATGCTTCAGATTTTTATGCTCTGGCACGTCATAACATGTCAATGTCCTCCCGTCCCTCTCGTGCCACTCCCATACTTCATGCACTGACTGAATTAAGCATTAGACGTATAATTTTGTCTTGAAAAATTTATGTTGTGTTTCTAATCAACTTATTGCAAAAAACATAGTCTCTTGAGTTAAAGGAGATTTAAGTATCCATTCCATTTCTCTTTCCATAGCTTATGCATGAAATGAAATTGTCATTTTGTGCCTTGAATAGCTTAGTAATATCCATAccttaaatggcaatgccagattttgtatggaaagtggcgtcttttttttttcgcgcggccatcgaccaaactttgttttttgattacaaaatagtctaataaaccaaactcactatggcatgtatacctctaaactcagtctgaactagatttgctttttgtgcgcaagttttgtaagaaattgcaacaaaatattgctctttttttttattgcgctgattctgctccatactgatgtctggagcctttaatggatgatattgtttgtttacacatacaatctcactattttgttgcaatttcttacaaaactttgcgcgcaaaaagcaaatctagtatgaaaatcatcaaacttctaatactcgtaactcagttcagactgagtttagaggtatacatgtcgtagtaagtttggtttattacactattttgtaatcaaaaaacaaagtttggtcaatggccgcgcgaaaaaaaaagacgccaatttccggcattgtctttttaaGGCTTAAAACAATCCCAAGAGCGAAACGAATAAGAAGGAGAAAACAATCCCACCATACAATTATATTTTCTATAAGTATAATAACTAACGAAAGTTCTAGACTAGGACTGATGTATTAGACTAACGTAGAACAATTCGCAGGGCCCGGTGCGCCTTACGGGCACCCGCCGcacggcgcgccgccgccggctcAAGGCCCGCCGCCGGGGGCTAGGCAGCCCTATGGCAGACCACCACAGGTAAGAAACAAGAAAAagttccattccagaaccttgctgccccacgGCCAAAGAAACTGTGATAAGAGgcagtagataaataaaatactgaatgAATTACTGACACTGCATGTTTATTAACAAGCTCCCTCAAGATgccaaaacaacatggccgtctTTCTTCAGTACCATAGACAATGAACACAATCATAGACTATTAAAGAAATCCAAAGATGATACAAcagaaactccgagcatagccatAGCaacacgctgtgcaactttgagcgtCTTTATGACGCCTATGGTGAAACGTatacgtaccggaaaacgcagtgtgaGACGtctacctacaaggtggaccgacgacctgataatggtagcaggaaggcgttggatacaggctaccaaccgtgcgatttggaagtcattgggggaggcctatgtacagcagtggacgtcctatggctgaaatgatgatgatgatgacgatgatgacgtAGGTTCACTGatataataaagtttgttttgtttGCGCGCTAATCTCTGGAACTactagtccgatttgaaaaatctgTTTctattggatagcccatttatcaagcaaggctttaggctatataacatcaccttACAGCCAAAGCAGAGCAGTAtagaaaactattttcacgcagTCGCCAGCACAGCATGTATTTTTGTAAAGATAGTGCACTTATTAGAGAACATCTTCGATGATGAGTATAATCAGTCGTAACAGACCGCTTGAACATTTTTTcatattgttaaaatatttggCCAAATATGTACAGGCGACATAAGACAGCATTTTTGTTGCCAAATCGCTCCTATTACAAGTTCATAAGAGGCCATAGTGCAGCATGacatgccgtcgtctgtaccaatgacctgtagccttattcacgtaacaaaacttcaacgacaacaaatcgctgagttgcgatcctatcgagtaatcgttctatggaaatgacccttgtgtccggatttagaactgttttttaaTAGGACGACTTCTAAACGTCAACAAGATTTCTCTTGTAACTTTTGTTCATACACAATAAAgactttattactttattactgtgtcaaaatacgtgaattaggccactaaTCGTCCACTTGTGACGACAGTGTGACATTTCTATAAATAGCGATATCACACTGTCGTTGCAAGAGGACGCTATAGTCTGTTCGTTCATCTTCACAAACCATTTGACACTTATCTGTAATCGATGATTTAAAAATACGTCACTCCACAGAGCTACCCGCCACCAGCGGAAGCGGCGCGCGCGCCTCACCACGCGGCCGCCATCGCGCCCCACGCGGCCCACGCGCCGCATCCGGCCATCAGCGAGGCAGAGTTCGAAGAGGTCATGGGCCGCAACCGCACTGTATCATCCAGCGCCATAGCACGCGCCGTCAGCGACGCAGCCGCTGGAGAATACGCGTCAGCTATCGAGACGCTTGTGACAGCCATCTCCCTCATCAAGCAGAGCAAGGTCAGTGGCTTTTgtaatgacatcataaagggGGCGGGGCGATAGAGACGTCAGACGCTTGTCACAGCCATCTCGCTCATCAAGCAGAGCAAGGTCAGTGGCCTTTAGATGTTTTAGTTTCTAATTACGTCATCATGTTTACGTACGTTTCTCACCACGCGGCGGCCATCGCGCCCCACGCGGCCCACGCGCCGCATCCGGCCATCAGCGAGGCCGAGTTCGAGGAGGTCATGGGCCGCAACCGCACCGTGTCGTCCAGCGCCATAGCACGCGCCGTCAGCGACGCAGCCGCTGGAGAATATGCGTCAGCTATAGAGACGCTCGTTACTGCTATCTCCCTCATCAAGCAGAGCAAGGTCAGTGGCCTTTGAACGCAGTTGTTTCTACGCCGGCGGGGCTTGAGGTCGCCGCAATCGCACCGTGTCGTCCAGCGCCATAGCGCGTGCTGTGAGCGACGCAGCCGCTGGAGAATACGCGTCTGCCATCGAGAGCTTGTGACAGCTATCTCCCTCATCAAGCAGAGCAAGGTCAGTGATCTCTGGATGCTtttgttgtgacgtcataaagGGGCGGGGCTTGAGGTCGCTGCAACTGCACCGTGTCGTCCAGCGTAGCGCGTGCTGTTAGCGACGCAGCCGCTGGAGAATACGCGTCTGCTATAGAGACGCTCGTTACAGCCATCTCCCTCATCAAGCAGAGCAAGGTCAGTGGCCTCTGTCTTAGTTTCTAATTACGTCATCATGTTTACGTACGTTTCTCACCACGCGGCGGCCATCGCGCCCCACGCGGCCCACGCGCCGCATCCGGCCATCAGCGAGGCCGAGTTCGAAGAGGTCATGGGCCGCAACCGCACTGTATCATCCAGCGCCATAGCACGCGCCGTCAGCGACGCAGCCGCTGGAGAATACGCGTCTGCTATAGAGACGCTTGTGACAGCCATCTCCCTCATCAAGCAGAGCAAGGTCAGTGGCCTCTGTCTTAGTTTCTAATTACGTCATCATGTTTACGTACGTTTCTCACCACGCGGCGGCCATCGCGCCCCACGCGGCCCACGCGCCGCATCCGGCCATCAGCGAGGCCGAGTTCGAAGAGGTCATGGGCCGCAACCGCACTGTATCATCCAGCGCCATAGCACGCGCCGTCAGCGACGCAGCCGCTGGAGAATACGCGTCTGCTATAGAGACGCTTGTGACAGCCATCTCCCTCATCAAGCAGAGCAAGGTCAGTGGCCTCCAGCTGTATTAGTTTCTAATTACGTCATCATGTTTATATACGTTTCTAATCACGCGGCGGCCATCGCGCCCCACGCGGCCCACGCGCCGCATCCGGCCATCAGCGAGGCCGAGTTCGAAGAGGTCATGGGCCGCAACCGCACTGTATCATCCAGCGCCATAGCACGCGCCGTCAGCGACGCAGCCGCTGGAGAATACGCGTCAGCTATAGAGACGCTGGTTACTGCCATCTCCCTCATCAAGCAGAGCAAGGTCAGTTTGAACGCAGTTGTTTCTACTGACGTCATCAAAGGGGCGGGGCTTGAGGTCGCCGCAATCGCACCGTATCGTCCAGCGCTATAGCACGCGCAGTTAGTGATGCAGCCGCTGGAGAATACGCGTCTGCCATCGAGACGCTCGTTACTGCTATCTCGCTGATTAAGCAGAGCAAGGTCAGTGGCCTTTGCACGCAGTTGTTTCTACTGACGTCATCAAGAGGGCGGGGCTCCAGCGCTATAGCGCGCGCTGTGAGCGACGCAGCCGCTGGAGAATACGCGTCTGTCATCGAGACCCTCGTCACAGCTATCTCCTTCATCAAGCAGAGCAAGGTCAGTGGCCTCTCAATGCCGCAGTTATGACGTCATCAGCGAGGCCGAGTTCGAGGAGGTCATGGGCCGCAATCGCACCGTATCGTCCAGCGCTATAGCACGCGCAGTTAGTGATGCAGCCGCTGGAGAATACGCGTCAGCCATAGAGACGCTTGTTACAGCCATCTCGCTGATCAAGCAGAGCAAGGTCAGTGGCTTTTGTAATGACATCATAAAGTGGGCGGGGCCGCACCGTGTCGTCCAGCGCCATAGCACGCGCCGTCAGCGACGCAGCCGCTGGAGAATACGCGTCGGCTATAGAGACGCTTGTCACAGCCATCTCCCTCATCAAGCAGAGCAAGGTCAGTGGCTTCTGGATGCTtttgttgtgacgtcataaagGGGGCGGGGCTCTAGGTCCGCGATAAAGACGCTCGTTACTGCCATCTCCCTCATCAAGCAGAGCAAGGTCAGTGGCCTATGGACGCTTGTAATGACGTCATCAAGGGGGCTTGAGGTCGTGAGCCGCAACTGCACCGTCTTGTTACGAAACCAAGTTCTCAAGTCTCTTCTAAAGTGAATGAGAGAGATGTCTCTTCAAAACTTTGTGAATACGACCATTATTGTTTGCAAATCATTCGAAAACCCATTTTATTCGTGCCAAATGTTATACCCAATCTAACTTCATATCTTCTCTCAGGTTGCCCACGATGACCGCTGCAAGATCCTGATATCCTCGCTGCAAGACACGCTGCACGGCGTGGAGACCAAGTCCTACAGCAGCGGCGAACGTTCGCGGCGCTCGCGCTCGCGGGAGAGAGACGCTCGCGCGCACCaccgcgcgccgcgccgccgcgaaCGTTCGGCCTCGCGCTACAGAGACCGCAGCAGGGATAGAGAGGACAGGGATCGGTGAGTTGGATCCTGATTAGCTCTTTTTCCCCTAGATTTTATTACTGGTGCCGGGATTACACCCACTATTTTTATGGATGAAGGCAACTACGCAAACATCAAGCCACACATCTACGTGTCTGCCCAGTGTAagccaaattgtttatttgactCAGGTAAATTAAGAAGCTCTTGATCCTGCAGTTTAGACTAAATAACTGGATGACCTCGCATTTCCTCTTCGTGACGCAACAAATTACCAGTAAGTCGGTTTTTTTACtcttagactgggttgcaccatcttacttgactgtaacaaacgtcaaaatccaCACAAAAATGCAGTTTAGACTAAATAACTGGATGACCTCGCATTTCCTCTTCGTGCGTGACGCAACAAATTAAGTAACGTTAATTAAGCAACAGTAAGTCGGTTTTTACtcttagactgggttgcaccatcttacttgactgtaacaaacgtcaaaaatctgtcaaactccatacagacatcaccggttatcgttaaagttacggtcaaagtttggtggtgcatcTCAGAATTTGTATTCCTTCCTCGTGTTCTTATAGCGCTACGCAGTAGCGTACTTAGCATACATAAGAGTACACCTCTTCCTTCTTTCCACACATGAAGCTGCGAAAACAGTCTATAAACTGACATCGACAGGTTTGTACCAGAATACGCCTTGTAAAACTTTTCAATTATACCTCTATTTTGCTATCACTTAATTTGAAGGGTATGGGCACTATGGGTAAGCGATGCA harbors:
- the LOC135081176 gene encoding cleavage and polyadenylation specificity factor subunit 6 isoform X5; translation: MRDYFRFRKMADGGVDIDLYADDIESDFNRQDEFGGENVDLYDDVIAAPAAKPEDGDGPPNSSAQQHSHPPEETNGNASYHNNASNHGHHGRRCQLYVGNLTWWATDQDIANAVADIGVTDFQDVKFFENRANGQSKGFCVISLGSEPSIRMVIDRLPKKEIHGQHPVVTLPTKQALNQFESQSKTRSTPPGPNNPGMRGPHPGGPPGPHPGDFFGGGPNGPGPNGPRMMMPGPGPHHQLRGPPPGPPHGPPHHMQQHQGPPPHHMQHQGPPPHQGPPPHRPPMQSPHGPHHMQPHQGPPPYHMRHQSPPPHQGPPPHRPPMQFQGPPQMQRPPGPRPGPEWGPRGPPHHMQQGAPQYGPPQHQLPPHQLPPAHAVSPPGQGMPPPHHQLPPHQQGPPRGPAPLPQHPGVGPGAPAPHVNPAFFSQQPPVQPAPGAQPPPPGPPEQFAGPGAPYGHPPHGAPPPAQGPPPGARQPYGRPPQSYPPPAEAARAPHHAAAIAPHAAHAPHPAISEAEFEEVMGRNRTVSSSAIARAVSDAAAGEYASAIETLVTAISLIKQSKVAHDDRCKILISSLQDTLHGVETKSYSSGERSRRSRSRERDARAHHRAPRRRERSASRYRDRSRDREDRDRYYRDYRERERDRSRSRDRERTDHYNRGHSREERPRKSPADATAESGAGDASSAKSRAAAAPYYDERYRERRERDAAPTERDRERDHRRDPRH
- the LOC135081176 gene encoding cleavage and polyadenylation specificity factor subunit 6 isoform X4 gives rise to the protein MRDYFRFRKMADGGVDIDLYADDIESDFNRQDEFGGENVDLYDDVIAAPAAKPEDGDGPPNSSAQQHSHPPEETNGNASYHNNASNHGHHGRRCQLYVGNLTWWATDQDIANAVADIGVTDFQDVKFFENRANGQSKGFCVISLGSEPSIRMVIDRLPKKEIHGQHPVVTLPTKQALNQFESQSKTRSTPPGPNNPGMRGPHPGGPPGPHPGDFFGGGPNGPGPNGPRMMMPGPGPHHQLRGPPPGPPHGPPHHMQQHQGPPPHHMQHQGPPPHQGPPPHRPPMQSPHGPHHMQPHQGPPPYHMRHQSPPPHQGPPPHRPPMQFQGPPQMQRPPGPRPGPEWGPRGPPHHMQQGAPQYGPPQHQLPPHQLPPAHAVSPPGQGMPPPHHQLPPHQQGPPRGPAPLPQHPGVGPGAPAPHVNPAFFSQQPPVQPAPGAQPPPPGPPGPGAPYGHPPHGAPPPAQGPPPGARQPYGRPPQSYPPPAEAARAPHHAAAIAPHAAHAPHPAISEAEFEEVMGRNRTVSSSAIARAVSDAAAGEYASAIETLVTAISLIKQSKVAHDDRCKILISSLQDTLHGVETKSYSSGERSRRSRSRERDARAHHRAPRRRERSASRYRDRSRDREDRDRYRERSSGRDRERDRDAYYRDYRERERDRSRSRDRERTDHYNRGHSREERPRKSPADATAESGAGDASSAKSRAAAAPYYDERYRERRERDAAPTERDRERDHRRDPRH
- the LOC135081176 gene encoding cleavage and polyadenylation specificity factor subunit 6 isoform X1; protein product: MRDYFRFRKMADGGVDIDLYADDIESDFNRQDEFGGENVDLYDDVIAAPAAKPEDGDGPPNSSAQQHSHPPEETNGNASYHNNASNHGHHGRRCQLYVGNLTWWATDQDIANAVADIGVTDFQDVKFFENRANGQSKGFCVISLGSEPSIRMVIDRLPKKEIHGQHPVVTLPTKQALNQFESQSKTRSTPPGPNNPGMRGPHPGGPPGPHPGDFFGGGPNGPGPNGPRMMMPGPGPHHQLRGPPPGPPHGPPHHMQQHQGPPPHHMQHQGPPPHQGPPPHRPPMQSPHGPHHMQPHQGPPPYHMRHQSPPPHQGPPPHRPPMQFQGPPQMQRPPGPRPGPEWGPRGPPHHMQQGAPQYGPPQHQLPPHQLPPAHAVSPPGQGMPPPHHQLPPHQQGPPRGPAPLPQHPGVGPGAPAPHVNPAFFSQQPPVQPAPGAQPPPPGPPEQFAGPGAPYGHPPHGAPPPAQGPPPGARQPYGRPPQSYPPPAEAARAPHHAAAIAPHAAHAPHPAISEAEFEEVMGRNRTVSSSAIARAVSDAAAGEYASAIETLVTAISLIKQSKVAHDDRCKILISSLQDTLHGVETKSYSSGERSRRSRSRERDARAHHRAPRRRERSASRYRDRSRDREDRDRYRERSSGRDRERDRDAYYRDYRERERDRSRSRDRERTDHYNRGHSREERPRKSPADATAESGAGDASSAKSRAAAAPYYDERYRERRERDAAPTERDRERDHRRDPRH